A genomic window from Misgurnus anguillicaudatus unplaced genomic scaffold, ASM2758022v2 HiC_scaffold_29, whole genome shotgun sequence includes:
- the LOC141362803 gene encoding serine/threonine-protein kinase/endoribonuclease ire-1-like, which translates to MKICLSEVDLRIWNQSSKVHRSKLEEFFREQNHQIKGNIYFCRDAKYIIGSGSGGIHVYLGLKKDGTEVAIKRILKNPTNDKDFENELKHLQDLKLESKNIVRYVDFEQDEDFYYLALQLCEYDLEGYMDELRKEEAENKVTALKKVVKEVLLGLQVLHRAKVIHRDIKPKNVLIDSEKNARMADFGLSRRLEDGSTVYTVRAGTKCWEAVETLDQTERTGYKTSSDVQVAGMLVYYILSDGKHPFEGNNLWDQEGKIREGNYSLDEVDDVVAKDLIERMISKVPEERPTVDEALNHPYFWDDARKDAVLRKLGDIREVQYYMDLETLHNLHQEMKNSDGKEPTVDQIIDRLITSKPKSTPKRKLLDLRKTLTEIVGDNFAKVVNLCDTVKKYNESFSTWKAKLPGNEEIPFPDDLLGLLRFMRNKLVHEKDKFDEINRLNHFPDFFISLHRLAKDLNWDY; encoded by the exons ATGAAAATCTGCCTATCCGAAGTTGATCTTCGCATATGGAACCAATCCTCTAAAGTGCACAGAAGTAAATTAGAGGAGTTCTTTAGAGAACAAAACCACCAAATAAAAGGCAATATCTACTTTTGTAGAGATGCAAAATACATCATTGGCTCAGGAAGTGGTGGAATACATGTCTATCTTGGCCTAAAAAAAGACGGTACTGAAGTAGCCATCAAACGAATACTTAAGAATCCAACGAACGACAAAGACTTTGAAAATGAACTGAAACATTTACAAGATTTAAAGCTTGAGAGCAAAAACATAGTCAGATATGTAGACTTTGAACAGGATGAGGATTTTTATTATCTTGCACTACAGCTTTGTGAATATGATTTAGAGGGCTACATGGATGAGCTGCGTAAAGAAGAAGCTGAAAACAAAGTCACTGCTTTGAAGAAAGTAGTGAAGGAGGTGCTTCTTGGCCTTCAGGTTCTTCACCGTGCTAAAGTGATACATCGAGATATAAAAcctaaaaatgttttgatag ATTCAGAAAAAAATGCAAGAATGGCTGACTTTGGCTTAAGCCGCAGACTGGAGGATGGCAGCACCGTGTACACTGTGAGAGCTGGTACCAAATGCTGGGAGGCAGTGGAGACCCTTGATCAAACTGAAAGAACTGGATACAAAACGAGCTCAGATGTCCAG GTGGCTGGAATGTTAGTGTACTACATCCTCTCTGATGGGAAACATCCTTTTGAAGGAAATAACCTTTGGGACCAAGAGGGTAAAATTAGGGAAGGGAATTACTCTCTTGATGAAGTTGATGATGTAGTGGCAAAAGATCTCATTGAGAGAATGATCAGCAAAGTCCCAGAAGAGAGACCGACTGTTGATGAAGCCCTAAATCACCCTTATTTCTGGGATGATGCCAG GAAGGATGCAGTTCTTAGGAAACTGGGTGATATAAGAGAAGTTCAATACTATATGGACTTGGAGACACTTCACAACCTCCACCAAGAAATGAAGAACAGTGATGGAAAAGAGCCAACAGTAGATCAGATCATTGACAGGTTGATAACATCCAAGCCAAAAAGCACACCTAAGAGGAAGCTACTTGATTTAAG GAAAACCTTAACTGAAATAGTTGGTGATAATTTTGCAAAAGTTGTGAACCTGTGCGACACTGTAAAGAAGTACAATGAAAGCTTTTCTACCTGGAAAGCAAAG CTTCCAGGTAATGAAGAAATACCTTTCCCGGATGACTTACTGGGCCTGCTACGTTTTATGCGCAACAAACTGGTGCATGA AAAGGATAAATTCGATGAGATCAACAGGCTTAATCATTTTCCAGATTTCTTCATAAGTTTACACAGGCTGGCGAAAGACCTCAACTGGGATTACTGA